One segment of Pseudomonas pohangensis DNA contains the following:
- a CDS encoding extracellular solute-binding protein — protein MIRLFSRCSLLLLLLGSGLQAAPQHAITLYDEPPKYPADFQHFDYVNPQAPKGGVLRQAGFGSFDSLNPFINKGVPADDIGLIYETLTRHSLDEPFTEYGLIASQIERAPDNSWVRFYLRPEARFNDGKQVTADDVVFTFETLMRDGAPQYKSYYADVSKATAESPTRVRFDFKHKGNRELPLILGQLPVLPRHWWAGREFNSGNLDIPLGSGPYRVADVQAGRSISFERVTDWWGKDLPVNRGFYNFDKLVTDYYRDNTVALEAFKAHQFDFWLETSAKNWATAYDIPAVSEGKLRKEELLNSNPTGMQGFIFNTRRHNLQDPRVREALSLLFDFEWANKQLFNGAYTRTSSYFENSEMAARGLPSAAELEILEPLRGSIPEEVFSQPFTLPVTDGSGIIRDQQRRAYDLLTAAGWKIEGDRMLDADGKPVKIEFLLAQTEFERVLLPYKRNLNDLGIELEIRRVDISQYINRLRSRDFDMLVGGFGQSSSPGNEQREYWHSSSADNPGSRNLIGLRDPAIDTLVDGLIKADSRESLINHARALDRVLLAGHYVVPNWHIKTWRLAYWNSIEHPAVTPLYDFALMSWWSTAAAEAQAEHTDPIPNQAGNN, from the coding sequence ATGATTCGCCTGTTTTCCCGCTGCAGCCTGCTTCTGCTGCTACTCGGCAGTGGCCTGCAGGCTGCACCGCAACATGCCATTACCCTCTACGACGAACCGCCCAAGTACCCTGCCGACTTCCAGCACTTCGACTATGTGAACCCGCAAGCGCCCAAGGGTGGTGTGCTGCGCCAGGCCGGCTTTGGCAGCTTCGACAGTCTCAACCCGTTCATCAACAAGGGCGTGCCCGCCGATGATATCGGCCTGATTTACGAGACGCTGACCCGTCACAGCCTGGATGAACCCTTCACCGAGTACGGCCTGATTGCCAGCCAGATCGAGCGCGCCCCGGACAACAGCTGGGTGCGTTTCTACCTGCGCCCGGAAGCCCGCTTCAATGACGGCAAGCAAGTGACCGCCGATGACGTGGTGTTCACCTTCGAGACCCTGATGCGTGACGGTGCTCCGCAGTACAAGTCCTATTACGCAGACGTCAGCAAGGCCACGGCGGAAAGCCCGACCAGAGTACGTTTCGATTTCAAACACAAGGGCAATCGCGAGTTGCCGCTGATTCTCGGCCAGTTGCCGGTACTGCCCAGACACTGGTGGGCCGGGCGTGAATTCAATAGTGGCAATCTGGACATTCCGCTGGGTAGCGGACCCTACCGGGTCGCCGACGTGCAGGCCGGACGCAGCATCAGCTTCGAGCGGGTCACTGACTGGTGGGGCAAGGATCTGCCGGTCAATCGCGGTTTCTACAACTTCGACAAGCTGGTGACCGACTACTACCGCGACAACACGGTGGCACTGGAAGCCTTCAAGGCCCATCAATTCGATTTCTGGCTGGAAACCAGTGCCAAGAACTGGGCCACCGCCTATGACATTCCGGCTGTCAGCGAGGGCAAACTGCGCAAGGAAGAATTGCTCAACAGCAACCCGACCGGCATGCAGGGCTTCATCTTCAATACGCGGCGCCATAACCTGCAGGATCCCCGGGTACGCGAGGCATTGTCGTTACTGTTTGATTTCGAATGGGCCAACAAACAACTGTTCAACGGCGCCTATACACGCACCAGCAGTTACTTTGAGAACTCTGAAATGGCCGCACGCGGCCTGCCATCGGCAGCCGAACTGGAAATTCTCGAACCGCTGCGCGGCAGCATCCCCGAAGAGGTGTTCAGCCAGCCGTTCACCCTGCCCGTCACCGATGGCAGCGGGATCATCCGCGACCAGCAACGCCGCGCCTATGACCTGCTGACCGCAGCCGGCTGGAAAATCGAGGGCGATCGCATGCTCGATGCCGATGGCAAACCGGTAAAGATCGAATTCCTGCTGGCACAAACCGAATTCGAGCGCGTGTTGCTGCCCTACAAGCGCAACCTGAACGATCTGGGTATCGAACTGGAAATCCGCCGGGTGGATATCTCGCAGTACATCAACCGCCTGCGCTCGCGTGATTTCGACATGCTGGTCGGCGGCTTTGGTCAATCCAGCTCACCGGGCAATGAACAGCGGGAATACTGGCATTCCTCCAGTGCAGACAATCCCGGCAGCCGCAACCTGATCGGCTTGCGCGATCCGGCCATCGACACCTTGGTAGACGGCCTGATCAAGGCCGACTCGCGGGAAAGCCTGATCAACCATGCCCGCGCCCTCGACCGGGTGCTGCTGGCAGGTCACTATGTGGTGCCCAACTGGCATATCAAGACCTGGCGCCTGGCCTACTGGAACAGCATCGAACACCCTGCCGTGACGCCGCTCTACGATTTTGCCCTGATGAGCTGGTGGAGTACCGCTGCCGCCGAGGCCCAGGCAGAGCACACCGACCCGATACCGAACCAGGCTGGAAACAACTAG
- a CDS encoding ABC transporter permease, which produces MQLSPINRRRFDRFKAHKRGWWSLWLFLGLFVLSLGAEFIANDKPLVVHYDGGWYFPVLKRYPETTFGGEFPLQANYKSPYVRELIADKGGWMIWPVIPFSYSSINYDLQVPAPAPPSAQNWLGTDDQGRDVLARVIYGFRISVLFALTLTLFSSLIGVLAGALQGFYGGWVDLVGQRFLEVWSGLPVLYLLIILASFVQPNFWWLLGIMLLFSWMSLVDVVRAEFLRGRNLEYVRAARALGMENGGIMIHHILPNAMVSTMTFVPFILTGAIGTLTALDFLGFGLPPGSPSLGELVAQAKANLQAPWLGISAFAVLAIMLALLVFIGEAARDAFDPRSKI; this is translated from the coding sequence ATGCAGCTATCCCCGATCAACCGGCGTCGCTTCGATCGCTTCAAGGCCCACAAACGTGGCTGGTGGTCACTCTGGCTGTTCCTTGGCCTGTTTGTGCTGAGCCTGGGTGCCGAATTCATCGCCAACGACAAGCCGCTGGTGGTGCATTACGACGGCGGCTGGTACTTCCCGGTGCTCAAGCGCTATCCGGAAACCACCTTTGGCGGCGAGTTCCCGCTGCAGGCCAACTACAAAAGCCCCTATGTGCGCGAGCTGATTGCCGACAAGGGTGGCTGGATGATCTGGCCGGTGATTCCGTTCAGCTACTCGAGCATCAACTACGACCTGCAGGTCCCGGCGCCCGCCCCGCCCTCTGCGCAGAACTGGCTGGGCACCGATGACCAGGGCCGTGACGTGCTGGCGCGGGTGATCTACGGCTTCCGCATTTCCGTGCTGTTCGCCCTGACCCTGACCCTGTTCAGCTCGCTGATCGGTGTACTTGCCGGCGCCCTGCAGGGCTTTTACGGCGGCTGGGTGGATCTGGTCGGCCAGCGTTTTCTGGAGGTCTGGTCGGGGCTGCCGGTGCTCTATCTGCTGATCATTCTGGCCAGCTTCGTGCAGCCGAATTTCTGGTGGTTGCTCGGCATCATGCTGCTGTTCTCCTGGATGAGTCTGGTCGACGTGGTGCGCGCCGAATTCCTCCGCGGGCGCAATCTGGAGTACGTCCGCGCGGCACGGGCGCTGGGCATGGAAAACGGCGGCATCATGATCCATCACATCCTGCCCAACGCCATGGTGTCGACCATGACCTTTGTCCCGTTCATTCTCACCGGCGCCATCGGCACCCTGACCGCGCTGGACTTCCTCGGCTTCGGACTACCGCCGGGCTCCCCTTCCCTCGGCGAACTGGTGGCCCAGGCCAAAGCCAACCTGCAGGCACCCTGGCTGGGCATCAGTGCCTTTGCCGTCCTGGCCATCATGCTTGCCCTGCTGGTATTCATCGGCGAAGCCGCCCGTGACGCTTTTGATCCACGGAGCAAAATATGA
- a CDS encoding IS481 family transposase gives MNLHKHARLTPRGRALLVQRIQHGLRVEEAAQAAGVSVRTAYKWLKRFREEGETGLQDRSSRPRHCPHATADTLIARAIELRRARKTYRQIAGEVAVAVSTIARRLRQAGFHRLAELEPAPPVVRYEYPIPGDLLHLDIKKLGRFWRPGHRATGDRQQNSNGAGWEYVHVAIDDASRIAFSSLHPDERGPSACQALLRALRYYRALGIRFTRIMTDNGSCYGSRKFRRLVKRLGLRHLRTKPYTPRTNGKAERFIQTSLREWAYARSYESSAQRAQHLMPWLHQYNWHRPHASLGYHPPISRAPLSLNNVLGLHN, from the coding sequence ATGAACTTGCATAAACATGCCCGTCTTACTCCCCGCGGTCGAGCCCTTTTGGTTCAGCGCATTCAACATGGTTTGAGAGTCGAGGAAGCCGCTCAGGCTGCCGGGGTGAGCGTGCGAACCGCCTACAAATGGCTCAAGCGCTTTCGCGAGGAAGGCGAGACCGGTCTACAAGACCGCTCGTCACGACCTCGGCACTGCCCGCATGCAACCGCCGATACGCTGATAGCGCGCGCGATTGAGCTACGCCGTGCACGCAAAACCTACCGCCAGATCGCCGGGGAAGTGGCCGTGGCCGTCAGCACCATTGCACGCCGCCTGCGACAAGCCGGCTTTCATCGTCTGGCGGAACTGGAGCCCGCGCCACCGGTAGTGCGCTACGAGTATCCGATCCCCGGTGATCTACTGCATCTGGATATCAAGAAACTGGGGCGTTTCTGGCGACCAGGCCATAGGGCCACGGGCGATCGCCAGCAGAACTCCAACGGCGCGGGCTGGGAGTACGTCCATGTCGCCATCGATGATGCCAGCCGCATCGCTTTCAGCAGTCTGCACCCCGATGAACGGGGACCCAGTGCTTGCCAAGCCTTGCTCCGAGCGCTGCGCTACTATCGCGCGCTGGGTATTCGCTTCACCCGCATCATGACCGACAACGGCAGCTGCTATGGCTCACGCAAGTTCCGCCGTCTGGTCAAGCGATTGGGGTTACGCCATCTGCGCACCAAGCCTTATACGCCAAGGACCAACGGCAAGGCTGAGCGCTTCATCCAGACCAGTCTGCGCGAGTGGGCCTATGCCCGTAGCTACGAAAGTTCAGCGCAACGCGCACAGCACCTGATGCCCTGGCTACATCAATATAATTGGCACCGGCCGCACGCCAGCCTCGGTTACCATCCGCCCATCAGTCGCGCACCACTTTCACTGAACAACGTACTGGGTTTACACAACTAG
- a CDS encoding SurA N-terminal domain-containing protein, translating into MLQNIRDNSQGWIAKTIIGLMVVLMALFGVDQIFQSTSNAQDAAEVNGEAISLNELAKAEDLQRRRLQQQLGSNFDESLIDEKLLRDAALKGLIERQLLLQGTASADFALSDAALDQVMLQEPQFQIDGKFNPDRFDMVIRQMGYSRPQFRQMLREEMLIVQLRAGLGGSSFVTDAEINNFARLEKQRRDFATLTLKATTQGIDVTEADIQAFYDEHAAEFLSPEQVQLEYVELKKDGFFDQVEVTADELQSQYQKEIAGLAEQRQAAHILIEVNDQVSDEQAKQKLVELQQRLAAGEDFAVLAKEFSADPGSAGNGGDLGYAGPGVYDPAFEQALYALKQNEISAPVRSAYGWHLIKLLGVQGADVPPFDSLKEKLTKDLKTEKVEQRFVEASKELENSSFESADLVQPAQEQGLEIKLSEVFGREGGKEGLAANRQVLQAAFSEDLLENAANSQLIELDPDTVVVVRVKTHDKPEQLPLATVSSAIREELLMQRAAKAAREKGEQLLAALRDGKTLADEKLADQTWTVVEAAARNQEGVAPEVLQELFRMPRPGASGKPSYDGIATRNGDYILIRLNGVNEPQNDLSNEEKAEYRKFLSSRQGELDFAAYRRQLQDKADIERF; encoded by the coding sequence ATGCTGCAAAATATCAGGGATAACTCCCAAGGCTGGATTGCCAAAACCATCATCGGTCTGATGGTGGTCTTGATGGCACTCTTCGGCGTAGACCAAATTTTTCAATCGACCAGCAATGCACAGGATGCTGCCGAGGTAAATGGCGAAGCCATCAGTCTGAATGAGCTGGCCAAAGCCGAGGATCTGCAGCGTCGTCGTTTGCAACAACAGTTGGGCAGTAACTTCGATGAGTCGCTCATCGACGAAAAGCTGCTGCGTGATGCTGCCCTGAAGGGGCTGATCGAGCGCCAGTTGCTGCTACAGGGTACCGCTTCCGCCGATTTTGCACTTTCCGATGCAGCGCTTGATCAGGTGATGCTGCAGGAACCGCAATTCCAGATTGATGGCAAGTTCAACCCTGACCGCTTTGACATGGTCATCCGCCAGATGGGTTACAGCCGTCCGCAATTCAGGCAAATGCTGCGTGAAGAGATGCTGATCGTGCAGCTGCGCGCCGGTCTGGGCGGCAGCAGTTTTGTCACCGATGCTGAAATCAACAATTTTGCCCGGCTGGAGAAGCAGCGCCGGGATTTCGCCACACTTACCCTGAAAGCCACGACACAGGGTATTGATGTGACGGAAGCCGATATCCAGGCTTTTTACGATGAACATGCTGCCGAGTTTCTCAGCCCCGAGCAGGTTCAGCTTGAATATGTCGAGCTGAAAAAGGATGGCTTCTTCGATCAGGTTGAAGTGACCGCTGACGAATTGCAGAGCCAGTACCAGAAGGAAATTGCCGGTCTGGCCGAGCAGCGCCAGGCAGCGCATATCCTGATTGAAGTAAATGACCAGGTCAGCGATGAGCAGGCCAAACAGAAGCTGGTTGAGCTTCAGCAGCGACTGGCTGCAGGTGAAGACTTTGCCGTACTGGCCAAGGAGTTCTCGGCAGATCCGGGTTCCGCCGGCAATGGCGGTGATCTGGGCTATGCCGGTCCGGGTGTGTATGACCCGGCGTTCGAACAGGCGCTCTACGCGCTCAAGCAGAATGAGATTTCTGCGCCGGTGCGCAGTGCCTATGGCTGGCATCTGATCAAGCTGCTGGGAGTGCAGGGGGCTGACGTACCGCCCTTTGACAGCCTCAAGGAAAAGCTGACCAAGGACCTCAAGACCGAAAAGGTCGAGCAGCGTTTTGTCGAGGCCAGCAAGGAGCTGGAAAACTCCTCATTCGAGTCTGCCGATCTGGTTCAGCCGGCACAGGAGCAGGGGCTGGAAATCAAGCTCAGCGAAGTGTTTGGCCGCGAAGGCGGTAAAGAAGGTCTTGCTGCCAATCGTCAGGTACTGCAGGCAGCCTTCAGCGAAGACTTGCTGGAAAATGCCGCAAACAGCCAGTTGATCGAGCTGGATCCGGATACCGTTGTAGTGGTGCGGGTCAAGACGCATGACAAGCCCGAGCAGTTGCCTCTGGCAACCGTCTCTTCGGCTATCCGTGAAGAACTGCTGATGCAGCGGGCTGCCAAGGCGGCCAGAGAGAAGGGCGAACAGCTGCTGGCGGCCTTGCGCGACGGCAAGACACTGGCGGACGAGAAGCTGGCTGATCAAACCTGGACCGTTGTCGAGGCTGCAGCGCGAAATCAGGAAGGCGTGGCTCCCGAGGTACTGCAGGAGTTGTTCCGCATGCCCAGACCCGGGGCGTCAGGCAAACCGAGTTACGATGGCATAGCCACGCGCAACGGTGACTACATCCTGATTCGACTCAATGGCGTCAATGAGCCGCAGAATGACCTGAGCAACGAAGAGAAGGCGGAATACCGCAAGTTCCTTTCTTCCCGCCAGGGCGAGCTGGATTTTGCTGCTTATCGCCGGCAGTTGCAGGATAAGGCCGATATCGAGCGCTTCTGA
- a CDS encoding microcin C ABC transporter permease YejB produces the protein MLAYILRRLLLIIPTLFGILLINFIIIQAAPGGPVEQMIAKLEGFDAATGGATGRISGGGAEVATGSLNYRGAQGLDPDLVAEIERMYGFDKPPAERFWIMLKNYAHLDFGQSFFRDASVTELIVEKMPVSISLGLWSTLIMYLVSIPLGIAKAVRHGSAFDIWTSSAIIVGYAIPAFLFAILLIVLFAGGSYWDWFPLRGLTSNNFAEMTLHEQIIDYFWHLALPVTALVIGNFATLTLLTKNSFLDEINKQYVVTAKAKGLSKNRVLYGHVFRNAMLLVIAGFPSALIGIFFTGSLLIEVIFSLDGLGLLSFEAAINRDYPVVFGTLFLFTLLGLVLKLIGDLTYTLVDPRIDFENRAN, from the coding sequence ATGCTGGCCTATATCCTGCGGCGCCTGCTGCTGATCATCCCGACCCTGTTCGGCATTCTGCTGATCAATTTCATCATTATCCAGGCGGCTCCCGGCGGCCCGGTCGAGCAGATGATTGCCAAGCTCGAAGGCTTTGATGCCGCCACCGGCGGTGCCACCGGCAGGATTTCCGGAGGCGGTGCCGAAGTAGCAACCGGCAGCCTCAACTACCGCGGAGCCCAGGGCCTGGATCCGGATCTGGTGGCGGAAATCGAACGCATGTACGGCTTTGACAAGCCGCCGGCAGAACGCTTCTGGATCATGCTGAAAAACTATGCGCACCTGGACTTCGGCCAGAGCTTCTTTCGCGATGCCTCGGTGACCGAGCTGATAGTCGAGAAGATGCCGGTCTCGATTTCGCTGGGGTTGTGGAGCACCCTGATCATGTATCTGGTGTCGATCCCGCTGGGCATCGCCAAGGCCGTGCGGCATGGCAGCGCCTTTGATATCTGGACCAGCTCGGCAATTATCGTCGGTTACGCCATTCCGGCCTTCCTGTTCGCCATCCTGCTGATCGTGCTGTTTGCCGGCGGCAGTTACTGGGACTGGTTTCCCTTGCGCGGACTGACTTCCAACAATTTTGCCGAGATGACCCTGCACGAACAGATCATCGACTATTTCTGGCACCTGGCGCTGCCGGTAACGGCCTTGGTCATCGGCAACTTCGCCACCCTGACGCTGCTGACCAAGAACAGCTTCCTCGATGAAATCAACAAACAGTACGTGGTCACCGCCAAGGCCAAGGGCCTGTCAAAAAACCGCGTGCTCTATGGCCATGTGTTCCGCAACGCCATGCTGCTGGTGATTGCCGGTTTCCCATCGGCCTTGATCGGCATCTTTTTCACCGGCTCGCTGCTGATCGAGGTGATCTTCTCCCTTGACGGCCTGGGACTACTGAGCTTTGAAGCCGCGATCAACCGTGACTATCCGGTAGTCTTCGGCACGCTGTTTCTGTTCACCCTGCTCGGACTGGTACTGAAACTGATCGGTGATCTGACCTATACGCTGGTCGACCCGCGCATCGACTTCGAAAACAGGGCTAACTGA
- a CDS encoding ABC transporter ATP-binding protein, protein MSAPNNPQNLIEVRDLSVEFVTGKQVQRVVHNVSFDIRHGETLALVGESGSGKSVTAHSILRLLPYPTASHPSGSIHFGDQDLLQLPENKLRNIRGNRVAMVFQEPMTALNPLHCIEKQISEILQLHKGLRGNAARERVLELLDMVGIPEPAKRLKAYPHELSGGQRQRVMIAMALANEPELLIADEPTTALDVTVQLKILELLKDLQARLGMALLLISHDLNLVRRIAQRVCVMQQGRIVEESDCATLFSNPQHPYTRELLDAEPSGEPAATTAGQSLLKVDDLKVWFPIKKGFLRHTVDHVKAVDGIDFNLLQGQTLGIVGESGSGKSTLGLAILRLIASQGSIRFKEQALDGISQHAVRPLRRQMQVVFQDPYGSLSPRMSVGQIIGEGLRIHRIGNEKEQQQAIIDALIEVDLDPHTRHRYPHEFSGGQRQRIAIARALVLKPELILLDEPTSALDRTVQKQVVELLRALQEKYNLTYLFISHDLAVVRALSHQLMVIKQGQVVEQGPAPEIFAAPQHIYTQQLLEAAFMAPHTAVD, encoded by the coding sequence ATGAGCGCGCCAAACAATCCGCAGAACCTGATCGAGGTGCGCGACCTGTCGGTGGAGTTCGTTACCGGCAAGCAGGTGCAGCGCGTTGTGCATAACGTGTCTTTTGATATCCGCCACGGTGAAACCCTCGCCCTGGTCGGCGAGAGCGGCTCCGGCAAATCCGTCACTGCCCACTCGATCCTGCGCCTGCTGCCATACCCGACTGCCAGCCATCCCAGCGGCAGCATTCACTTCGGCGACCAGGATCTGCTGCAACTGCCCGAGAACAAGCTGCGCAACATTCGCGGCAACCGAGTGGCCATGGTGTTTCAGGAACCAATGACGGCCCTCAATCCGCTGCACTGCATCGAAAAACAGATCAGCGAAATCCTGCAACTGCACAAGGGCCTGCGCGGCAACGCGGCGCGTGAGCGCGTGCTGGAGCTACTGGATATGGTCGGCATTCCGGAGCCGGCCAAACGCCTGAAAGCCTATCCCCACGAACTCTCGGGCGGCCAAAGACAACGGGTGATGATTGCCATGGCGCTGGCCAACGAGCCTGAATTGCTGATTGCCGACGAGCCGACCACGGCACTGGATGTGACTGTCCAGTTGAAAATTCTCGAACTGCTCAAGGATCTGCAGGCCAGACTGGGCATGGCCTTGCTGCTGATCAGCCACGATCTGAACCTGGTCAGAAGAATTGCCCAGCGCGTATGTGTCATGCAGCAGGGTCGGATCGTCGAAGAATCCGACTGCGCGACACTGTTCAGCAATCCGCAACATCCCTATACCCGGGAGTTGCTCGATGCCGAACCCAGTGGCGAGCCGGCAGCCACGACTGCGGGGCAGTCATTGTTGAAGGTGGATGACCTGAAGGTCTGGTTTCCGATCAAGAAAGGTTTCCTGCGGCATACGGTTGATCATGTCAAAGCCGTGGATGGCATCGATTTCAATCTGCTGCAGGGACAAACGCTGGGCATTGTCGGCGAAAGTGGCTCGGGCAAGTCTACACTGGGTCTGGCGATACTCCGTTTGATCGCCAGTCAGGGTTCGATCCGTTTCAAGGAGCAGGCGCTGGATGGCATCAGCCAGCATGCCGTACGACCGTTGCGGCGACAGATGCAGGTGGTGTTTCAGGACCCTTATGGCAGCCTGAGCCCGCGCATGTCGGTAGGCCAGATCATTGGCGAGGGATTGCGGATTCACCGTATTGGCAACGAAAAGGAACAGCAGCAGGCGATCATTGATGCGTTGATCGAGGTAGATCTTGATCCGCACACCCGCCACCGTTACCCCCACGAGTTTTCCGGAGGACAGCGACAAAGAATTGCCATAGCCCGGGCGCTGGTTCTGAAGCCCGAGTTGATACTGCTGGACGAACCTACCTCGGCACTTGATCGTACCGTACAGAAACAGGTGGTCGAACTGCTCAGGGCATTGCAGGAAAAGTACAACCTGACCTACCTGTTCATCAGCCATGATCTGGCGGTGGTCAGGGCGCTGAGTCATCAACTGATGGTGATCAAGCAGGGTCAGGTGGTTGAACAGGGGCCGGCACCAGAGATTTTTGCCGCACCACAGCACATTTACACTCAGCAGTTGCTGGAAGCCGCCTTCATGGCACCGCACACTGCTGTCGACTAA
- the fabI gene encoding enoyl-ACP reductase FabI: MGFLTGKRVLIVGVASKLSIASGIAAAMHREGAELAFTYQNEKLKGRVEEFATGWGSGPELCFPCDVASDDEIASAFAALAKKWDSLDVIVHSVGFAPGDQLDGDFTAVTTREGFKIAHDISAYSLVALARAGRELMQGRNGSILTLSYLGAVRTMPNYNVMGMAKASLEAGVRYLAGSLGPEGTRVNAISAGPIRTLAASGIKSFRKMLAANEKQTPMRRNVTIEEVGNAGAFLCSDLASGISGEILYVDGGFNTTAMGAIED; this comes from the coding sequence ATGGGATTTCTCACCGGAAAGCGTGTCCTGATCGTTGGCGTAGCCAGCAAACTTTCAATTGCTTCGGGTATTGCCGCAGCCATGCACCGTGAAGGCGCTGAACTCGCCTTCACCTACCAGAACGAAAAGCTCAAGGGGCGCGTCGAGGAGTTTGCTACAGGTTGGGGCTCGGGCCCCGAACTGTGCTTTCCCTGTGATGTGGCCAGTGACGATGAAATTGCCAGCGCCTTTGCCGCGCTGGCAAAGAAGTGGGACAGCCTGGATGTGATTGTGCACTCGGTGGGCTTTGCTCCGGGTGATCAGCTGGATGGCGACTTCACTGCGGTCACCACCCGTGAAGGCTTCAAAATCGCCCACGATATCAGCGCCTACAGCCTGGTCGCGCTGGCCCGTGCAGGGCGTGAGCTGATGCAGGGACGCAATGGCAGCATCCTTACCCTGTCGTATCTGGGCGCCGTGCGCACCATGCCCAACTACAATGTCATGGGCATGGCCAAGGCCAGCCTTGAGGCCGGCGTACGCTATCTCGCAGGCAGTCTCGGCCCTGAAGGCACACGGGTGAACGCCATCTCTGCCGGACCGATCCGCACACTGGCAGCATCGGGCATCAAGAGCTTCCGCAAGATGCTGGCGGCGAACGAGAAGCAGACCCCGATGCGGCGCAATGTAACCATTGAAGAAGTCGGCAACGCTGGCGCCTTCCTTTGCTCCGATCTGGCTTCCGGCATCAGCGGCGAAATCCTCTACGTGGATGGCGGCTTCAACACCACCGCCATGGGCGCCATCGAAGACTAG